A genomic stretch from Cloacibacterium caeni includes:
- the ctlX gene encoding citrulline utilization hydrolase CtlX, whose translation MQTTSTVLMIEPVAFGFNAETAQNNYFQVNSENAETQGKALQEFQNFAEKLRSRGINVMTIKDTLEPHTPDSIFPNNWISMHQDGKVVLYPMCAVNRRWERRNDILEKLQEKFEVKEIIDFSAPEKEGKFLEGTGSMIFDHDHKLAYGSVSLRLDEALFREFCEKFGYTPVVFHSFQTANGERLPIYHTNVMMCVADQFVVICLDCIDDETERVNVVNTILESGKEIIEISENQMQQFAGNMLQVQNEDGKKFLVMSETAYNALTPEQISAIKKYNEIIYSNLETIEINGGGSARCMLAEVFLPKK comes from the coding sequence ATGCAAACAACAAGCACCGTTTTAATGATAGAGCCCGTTGCATTTGGTTTTAATGCAGAAACGGCACAGAATAATTATTTTCAAGTGAATTCAGAAAATGCTGAAACACAAGGAAAAGCGCTACAAGAGTTTCAAAATTTTGCAGAAAAATTAAGAAGTCGTGGCATCAATGTGATGACAATTAAAGACACTTTAGAACCTCATACTCCAGATTCTATTTTCCCCAATAATTGGATTTCTATGCACCAAGATGGAAAAGTAGTGCTCTATCCTATGTGTGCGGTGAACAGAAGATGGGAACGCAGAAATGATATTTTAGAAAAGCTTCAAGAGAAATTTGAGGTAAAAGAAATCATTGATTTTTCGGCGCCAGAAAAAGAGGGAAAATTTTTAGAAGGAACAGGAAGCATGATTTTCGATCATGATCACAAATTAGCGTATGGTTCTGTTTCGCTGAGGTTAGACGAAGCTTTGTTCAGAGAATTTTGTGAGAAATTTGGTTATACCCCTGTTGTTTTTCATTCTTTTCAAACAGCTAATGGAGAAAGATTGCCAATTTATCATACCAATGTGATGATGTGTGTAGCAGACCAATTTGTGGTGATTTGCCTAGATTGTATTGATGATGAAACCGAAAGAGTGAATGTAGTGAATACCATTTTAGAGTCAGGAAAGGAAATTATAGAAATTTCTGAAAATCAAATGCAACAATTCGCGGGAAATATGCTTCAAGTGCAAAATGAAGATGGCAAAAAGTTTTTGGTGATGAGCGAAACCGCGTACAATGCTTTAACTCCGGAGCAAATTTCAGCTATCAAAAAGTACAATGAAATTATTTATTCTAATCTAGAAACCATAGAAATAAATGGTGGAGGAAGTGCAAGATGTATGCTTGCTGAGGTTTTTTTACCGAAGAAATAA